One region of Miscanthus floridulus cultivar M001 chromosome 19, ASM1932011v1, whole genome shotgun sequence genomic DNA includes:
- the LOC136525227 gene encoding galactoside 2-alpha-L-fucosyltransferase-like → MTVPTLVILLGGSTGTPVVWVRTAMAGLRQGPDDFSFPYTRTTHDRLHGGLLVAGFDQESCHSRYQSAMYRRNPGRQPSEYLVSKLRRHEALQRRCGPGTAAYSSAVEQLKSGKNAASSPECRYLVSVSYRGLGNRILAAASAFLYALLTDRVLLVDPSNEMGELFCEPFPGTTWLLPWSFPLWNFGFDTPERYGKMRENGMLRTSPVAAAEMPAFAYIHLDYNHTDYDQLFFCDDDQRLLSSFQWLVMRTDSYIVPGLFFVKSFQEELDMLFPEREAVFHHLGRYLFHPTNHVWGLITRYYRANLAWAQRRVGIQVRVFPWEPESPELLDRITKCTQEEGLLPGLMGTEEPAVTVTTTAAAAATAPGAKSSAVVITSLKAWYYEQMKGMYWENATANGEVVVVNQPSHEEYQHYGVKSHEYKAWAEIYLLSLTDMLVTTGKSTFGYVAQGLAGLRPWVLLKQANGTAGHRHGWCRRDLSLEPCFHIAPSYDCKRRHDSGEIVPHVRHCEDVPTGLKLVD, encoded by the exons ATGACCGTGCCCACGCTCGTCATCCTCCTCGGCGGCAGCACTGGCACGCCGGTGGTCTGGGTTAGGACGGCCATGGCCGGCTTACGGCAAG GTCCGGACGATTTCTCCTTCCCGTACACGAGGACAACGCACGACAGGCTTCACGGCGGGCTCTTGGTGGCAGGATTCGACCAGGAGTCCTGCCACAGCCGGTACCAATCGGCCATGTACCGCCGGAACCCCGGCAGGCAGCCTTCCGAGTACCTCGTCTCCAAGCTGCGGCGGCACGAAGCCCTGCAAAGGCGGTGCGGCCCGGGCACCGCCGCCTACTCCAGCGCAGTGGAGCAGCTCAAGTCCGGCAAGAACGCCGCGTCGTCCCCGGAGTGCAGGTACCTGGTGTCCGTCTCCTACCGCGGGCTGGGGAACCGGATCCTCGCCGCCGCGTCGGCGTTCCTGTACGCGCTCCTCACCGACCGCGTGCTCCTCGTCGACCCCAGCAACGAGATGGGCGAGCTGTTCTGCGAGCCATTCCCCGGCACGACGTGGCTGCTGCCCTGGAGCTTCCCGCTCTGGAACTTCGGCTTCGACACGCCGGAGCGGTACGGCAAGATGCGCGAGAACGGAATGCTCAGGACGtccccggtggcggcggcggagatgCCGGCGTTCGCGTACATTCACCTCGACTACAACCACACCGActacgaccagctgttcttctgcGACGACGACCAGCGGCTGCTATCGAGCTTCCAGTGGCTGGTGATGAGGACGGACAGCTACATCGTGCCGGGGCTGTTCTTCGTGAAGTCATTCCAGGAGGAGCTCGACATGCTGTTCCCGGAGCGCGAGGCCGTGTTCCACCACCTTGGTCGGTACCTGTTCCACCCCACGAACCATGTCTGGGGCCTGATCACGCGCTACTACCGCGCGAACCTGGCGTGGGCTCAGCGCCGGGTCGGCATCCAGGTCCGCGTCTTTCCCTGGGAGCCGGAGTCTCCGGAGCTCCTGGACAGGATCACCAAGTGCACGCAGGAGGAGGGGCTGCTCCCGGGACTGATGGGAACGGAAGAACCAGCCGTGACAGTgacaacgacggcggcggccgcggcgaccGCGCCTGGTGCCAAGTCAAGCGCCGTCGTGATCACCTCTCTCAAGGCCTGGTACTACGAGCAGATGAAGGGCATGTACTGGGAGAACGCGACGGCGAACGGCGAGGTGGTGGTTGTGAACCAGCCGAGCCACGAGGAGTACCAGCACTACGGCGTGAAGTCGCACGAGTACAAGGCCTGGGCGGAGATCTACTTGCTAAGCCTGACGGACATGCTGGTCACCACCGGCAAGTCGACGTTCGGCTATGTGGCGCAGGGACTCGCCGGGTTGAGGCCGTGGGTCCTGCTCAAACAGGCCAACGGCACAGCGGGGCACAGGCACGGCTGGTGCCGCAGGGACTTGTCCCTGGAGCCGTGTTTTCACATCGCGCCGTCGTACGACTGCAAGCGACGACATGACTCCGGCGAGATCGTGCCGCATGTGCGGCACTGCGAGGACGTGCCCACGGGGTTGAAGCTTGTTGACTGA